From a single Oncorhynchus nerka isolate Pitt River linkage group LG11, Oner_Uvic_2.0, whole genome shotgun sequence genomic region:
- the LOC115137302 gene encoding uncharacterized protein LOC115137302: MSQLDRRAFMSQLDRRAFMSQRDRRAFMSQRDRQAFMSQRDRQAFMSQRDRQAFMSQLDRQAFMSQRDRQAFMSQRDRQAFMSQLDRQAFMSQRDRQAFMSQRDRQAFMSQRDRQAFMSQLDRQAPIP, translated from the coding sequence ATGTCTCAGCTGGATCGACGGGCCTTCATGTCTCAGCTGGATCGACGGGCCTTCATGTCTCAGCGGGATCGACGGGCCTTCATGTCTCAGCGGGATCGACAGGCCTTCATGTCTCAGCGGGATCGACAGGCCTTCATGTCTCAGCGGGATCGACAGGCCTTCATGTCTCAGCTGGATCGACAGGCCTTCATGTCTCAGCGGGATCGACAGGCCTTCATGTCTCAGCGGGATCGACAGGCCTTCATGTCTCAGCTGGATCGACAGGCCTTCATGTCTCAGCGGGATCGACAGGCCTTCATGTCTCAGCGGGATCGACAGGCCTTCATGTCTCAGCGGGATCGACAGGCCTTCATGTCTCAGCTGGATCGTCAGGCTCCTATCCCTTAG